A region of Geobacillus sp. 46C-IIa DNA encodes the following proteins:
- a CDS encoding tetratricopeptide repeat protein: MANLNERGLAHMRAGEYEEALRCFSEAVNERPDDPAGYINIGTVLAAAGEEEKALECFRQALMLDERAAAAYYGIGTVYYKREQFTEAKDMFERALALGLADADTHFMLGMSLWRLEMPRLALPYLQRAAELNEGDAEALFQLGLCLATLDYVDEAKRYFEKTLEYDPRHADAYYNLGVIYAYKDDPAAARDLFAAALDANPDHVLAGYGKKLMEKRLAP; this comes from the coding sequence GTGGCCAATCTGAATGAACGAGGGTTGGCGCATATGCGCGCCGGAGAGTACGAAGAAGCGCTTCGTTGCTTTTCTGAAGCAGTGAATGAGCGTCCTGATGATCCGGCCGGTTATATTAACATCGGCACCGTTCTTGCTGCTGCCGGCGAGGAAGAGAAGGCGCTTGAATGCTTCCGGCAGGCGCTTATGCTTGACGAACGGGCGGCGGCGGCCTATTACGGCATCGGCACGGTGTACTACAAGCGCGAGCAGTTCACCGAGGCGAAAGACATGTTTGAGCGGGCGCTTGCGCTTGGATTGGCTGATGCCGATACGCACTTTATGCTTGGGATGTCGTTATGGCGGCTTGAGATGCCGCGCCTGGCGCTGCCTTATTTGCAGCGGGCGGCTGAACTGAACGAAGGGGATGCTGAAGCGCTTTTTCAGCTTGGTCTTTGCCTTGCTACCCTCGATTATGTCGATGAGGCGAAACGGTATTTCGAAAAAACGTTGGAATACGATCCGCGCCATGCGGATGCGTATTACAATTTAGGCGTTATTTATGCGTACAAAGATGATCCGGCCGCTGCCCGCGATTTATTTGCTGCCGCTTTGGATGCCAATCCGGATCACGTGCTCGCTGGGTACGGAAAGAAACTGATGGAAAAGCGGCTTGCGCCGTAA
- a CDS encoding ATP-dependent RecD-like DNA helicase: MQEQQSLALDGRTFMKGTCLAVIFHNEETLYTVVRIRVEETNEAAAEEEVVVTGYFPRLNEGDVYVFYGQFRQHPRFGRQYAAEQFRKQLPNTKEGVIHYLSSGLFKGIGKKTATAIVEALGENAIATILRDPEALRRVPKLTKQKAKQLYETLCAHEGLEQTMIALAQLGFGPQLAMKIYQVYGEETMDIIHENPYQLVEDIEGIGFGRADELGRQLGISGSHPARLRAACLFVLEQACLQEGHVYMKEEELIGRIAELLGGKENGAVDGQAIGQTLLMLSEEGKMIMEQNRCYLPSLYFAEKGIASNIQRLLRQTPPSAFAESEFLLALGALEERLGMQYAPQQKEAIQQALSSPLFILTGGPGTGKTTVIKGIVELFAALNGLSLDPADYKSGEPFPVLLAAPTGRAAKRMSEATGLPSATIHRLLGWNGAEGFSHDENEPIAGKLLVVDEVSMVDTWLANQLLKAVPDGMQVIFVGDEDQLPSVGPGQVLKDLLESGVVPSVKLTEVYRQAEGSSIIGLAHAMKRGVVPADLTAPKADRSFIRCRAGQVADVVRQIADNARNKGFSVKDIQVLAPMYRGPAGIDQLNKVLQGLFNPPADGKRELSVGDVVYRVGDKVLQLVNQPEDNVFNGDIGEVVAIFYAKENTEKQDLLVVSFDGVEVTYTRQDLAQITHAYCCSVHKAQGSEFPIVILPVVKSYYRMLKRNLLYTAVTRSKQFLILCGEEEAFRFGVAQRGDGARRTALAEKLAAAAAPFVEGELPLEDANTGMENVTPYDFMGDEPS, from the coding sequence TTGCAAGAGCAGCAATCGCTCGCGCTCGATGGACGCACGTTTATGAAAGGAACGTGTTTGGCCGTCATTTTCCATAACGAAGAAACGTTATATACGGTCGTCCGCATCCGTGTCGAAGAAACGAACGAAGCGGCTGCGGAGGAGGAAGTGGTCGTCACCGGTTATTTTCCTCGTTTAAATGAGGGGGACGTGTACGTTTTTTATGGACAATTCCGCCAGCATCCGCGCTTTGGCCGCCAATATGCGGCCGAGCAGTTCCGCAAACAGCTTCCAAACACGAAAGAAGGAGTTATTCATTATTTGTCAAGCGGCTTGTTTAAAGGAATCGGAAAAAAAACGGCGACAGCGATTGTGGAAGCGCTCGGCGAAAACGCGATCGCCACGATTTTGCGCGATCCGGAGGCGCTTAGGCGCGTGCCGAAGCTGACGAAGCAAAAAGCGAAGCAATTGTATGAAACGCTCTGCGCCCACGAAGGGCTCGAGCAGACGATGATCGCCCTCGCCCAGCTCGGCTTCGGCCCGCAGCTGGCGATGAAAATTTACCAAGTATACGGCGAAGAGACGATGGACATCATTCATGAAAACCCGTACCAGCTCGTCGAAGACATTGAAGGGATCGGGTTTGGCCGCGCTGATGAGCTTGGGCGGCAGCTCGGCATTTCCGGCAGCCACCCGGCTCGGCTGCGCGCCGCCTGCCTGTTTGTCCTTGAGCAGGCATGCCTGCAAGAAGGGCACGTCTATATGAAAGAGGAAGAGCTCATCGGCCGCATTGCGGAGCTGCTTGGCGGAAAGGAAAACGGCGCGGTCGATGGACAAGCCATCGGGCAGACGCTCCTCATGTTAAGCGAAGAAGGGAAGATGATCATGGAGCAAAACCGCTGTTATCTTCCCTCGCTTTACTTCGCCGAAAAAGGGATCGCTTCAAACATTCAGCGGCTGCTTAGGCAAACGCCGCCGTCGGCGTTTGCCGAGTCGGAGTTTTTGCTTGCGCTCGGGGCGCTTGAGGAGCGGCTCGGGATGCAATACGCGCCTCAGCAAAAAGAGGCAATCCAACAGGCCCTTTCTTCGCCGCTCTTTATTTTGACCGGAGGTCCAGGAACCGGAAAAACAACGGTGATTAAAGGCATTGTCGAGCTGTTTGCCGCCTTAAACGGTCTGTCGCTCGACCCTGCCGATTACAAAAGCGGTGAACCGTTTCCCGTGCTGCTCGCCGCCCCGACCGGACGGGCGGCAAAGCGGATGAGCGAGGCGACGGGGCTGCCGTCGGCAACGATTCATCGACTGCTCGGCTGGAACGGGGCGGAAGGATTCAGCCACGATGAAAATGAGCCCATTGCCGGCAAGCTGCTTGTCGTCGATGAAGTGTCGATGGTCGATACGTGGTTGGCCAATCAGCTGTTAAAAGCGGTGCCTGACGGAATGCAAGTCATCTTCGTTGGCGACGAGGACCAGCTCCCATCGGTCGGTCCCGGGCAAGTGTTGAAAGATTTGCTTGAGTCGGGCGTCGTTCCATCGGTCAAATTGACCGAGGTGTACCGCCAAGCGGAAGGATCATCGATCATCGGGCTCGCCCATGCGATGAAGCGCGGCGTCGTGCCGGCCGACTTGACCGCCCCGAAGGCGGATCGTTCGTTCATCCGTTGCCGCGCCGGACAAGTGGCTGATGTTGTGCGGCAAATTGCCGACAACGCGCGCAACAAAGGGTTTTCCGTCAAGGACATTCAAGTGCTCGCTCCGATGTACCGCGGCCCGGCCGGCATCGATCAGCTGAACAAAGTGCTGCAAGGGCTGTTTAATCCGCCAGCTGACGGGAAACGGGAGCTTTCCGTCGGCGACGTTGTGTACCGCGTCGGCGATAAAGTGCTCCAGCTCGTCAACCAGCCGGAAGACAATGTGTTTAACGGCGATATCGGCGAAGTCGTCGCCATTTTTTACGCCAAAGAAAATACGGAAAAGCAAGACTTGCTTGTTGTCTCGTTTGACGGCGTTGAAGTGACATACACAAGGCAAGATTTAGCGCAAATTACCCATGCGTATTGCTGCTCGGTCCATAAAGCGCAAGGGAGCGAGTTTCCGATCGTCATTTTGCCTGTTGTCAAAAGCTATTACCGGATGTTGAAGCGGAATTTGTTGTATACGGCGGTGACAAGAAGCAAGCAGTTTCTTATTTTATGCGGCGAAGAAGAAGCGTTCCGGTTTGGCGTTGCCCAACGCGGCGACGGAGCGCGCCGGACAGCGCTCGCCGAAAAGCTGGCGGCTGCGGCTGCGCCGTTTGTCGAAGGTGAACTGCCGCTTGAGGATGCGAATACCGGGATGGAAAACGTTACGCCGTATGACTTTATGGGCGATGAGCCAAGCTAA
- a CDS encoding PRC-barrel domain-containing protein codes for MRTFSDVKGLPIYEQTTGKAVGTIADIWFTGHGTVKGFVAERRGLFGRRRYLPLSAVQSLQNDRVIIRDAGSFQPFPSLDSGHSLFGERGIAGSMVVAADGTTIGLLDDVYFDGQLGKIDGYEISEGFFSDLTEGKKRMEAAPFTAKEGVVTVETMR; via the coding sequence ATGCGGACGTTTTCCGACGTCAAAGGGCTTCCCATTTATGAACAGACAACAGGGAAAGCAGTCGGGACGATCGCCGACATTTGGTTTACCGGCCATGGCACGGTCAAAGGGTTTGTCGCGGAACGGAGAGGTCTATTTGGCCGCCGCCGCTACTTGCCGCTTTCGGCTGTGCAATCGTTGCAAAATGACCGAGTCATCATTCGTGATGCTGGCAGCTTCCAGCCGTTCCCTTCGCTTGACAGCGGCCACTCTCTCTTCGGTGAACGCGGCATTGCCGGCAGCATGGTTGTCGCCGCAGACGGAACGACGATCGGCTTGCTCGACGATGTATATTTTGACGGGCAATTGGGCAAAATTGACGGATACGAGATTAGTGAGGGATTTTTTTCTGATTTGACGGAAGGAAAGAAACGAATGGAGGCAGCTCCGTTCACCGCCAAAGAAGGCGTCGTCACCGTTGAAACAATGAGGTAA
- a CDS encoding YrzQ family protein: MNRTMTSLLAVGLGVAAYQLAQRNNWTNGRTMRRMRRRLMQAIR; encoded by the coding sequence ATGAATCGAACGATGACTTCGCTGTTGGCAGTCGGGTTAGGCGTCGCTGCTTATCAGCTGGCCCAGCGCAACAATTGGACGAACGGCCGCACGATGCGGAGAATGCGCCGCCGCTTGATGCAAGCGATCCGCTGA
- a CDS encoding AI-2E family transporter, with amino-acid sequence MGEQQWLSFFRIGKWLLVTAIVYLIVRMKDVWWPVVDFVATALAPFLLAAFITYLLHPLVEYLHGKGVPRAFAILLIYLLFFGSVGYGLYRGMPVLIAQLRELDERLPSLMNTYRQWARHIHDETSTWPMEVHTRIEAMFMQLEEAAARAVTMAINAAKSLIGSAATVLLIPFIVFYMLKDIDVLKKAVWYITPKRWREPGMAFLKDVDESLGGYIRGQLFVCAAIGSAASLGLWLAGMDYPLLLGFVIGLTNIIPYFGPLIGAIPAAILAATISLKMVIIVLAIIFALQFLEGNVLSPLIVGKSVHMHPLVIMLALFAGGELAGVPGLILAVPTAAVLKVAIAHWKEHYAPH; translated from the coding sequence ATGGGGGAGCAACAATGGCTGTCATTCTTTCGCATCGGGAAATGGCTGCTGGTGACTGCGATTGTCTATTTAATCGTCCGGATGAAAGATGTTTGGTGGCCGGTCGTCGATTTTGTCGCCACCGCCTTAGCCCCGTTTTTGCTGGCGGCGTTTATTACCTATTTGTTGCATCCGCTTGTTGAGTATCTTCACGGCAAAGGGGTGCCGCGGGCGTTTGCCATTTTGCTCATTTATTTGTTGTTTTTCGGTTCGGTCGGCTACGGTCTTTACCGCGGCATGCCGGTTTTGATCGCCCAGCTGCGCGAACTTGATGAACGGTTGCCATCATTGATGAATACATATCGGCAGTGGGCGCGCCACATCCACGATGAAACGTCGACGTGGCCGATGGAGGTGCATACGCGCATTGAAGCGATGTTTATGCAGCTTGAGGAGGCGGCTGCGAGGGCGGTCACGATGGCGATCAACGCGGCCAAATCATTGATCGGTTCGGCGGCGACGGTTCTTCTCATTCCGTTTATCGTGTTTTATATGCTAAAAGATATTGATGTGCTGAAAAAAGCGGTTTGGTATATAACCCCAAAGCGGTGGCGCGAACCGGGGATGGCGTTTTTAAAAGACGTTGACGAGTCGCTTGGCGGCTATATTCGCGGTCAGCTGTTCGTCTGTGCGGCCATCGGTTCGGCGGCGTCGCTTGGCCTTTGGCTCGCCGGCATGGACTATCCGCTCTTGCTCGGGTTTGTGATCGGACTGACGAACATCATTCCGTATTTCGGCCCGTTGATCGGCGCTATTCCGGCCGCCATTTTGGCAGCGACCATTTCGCTTAAAATGGTGATCATCGTGCTCGCCATTATTTTTGCCTTGCAATTTTTAGAAGGAAACGTCTTGTCGCCGCTGATTGTCGGCAAAAGTGTGCATATGCATCCGCTTGTCATTATGCTCGCGCTGTTTGCCGGCGGCGAACTTGCGGGTGTGCCCGGCCTCATTCTCGCCGTCCCGACCGCGGCGGTGCTGAAAGTAGCCATTGCGCATTGGAAAGAGCATTATGCCCCGCATTGA
- the alaS gene encoding alanine--tRNA ligase — MKKLTSAEVRRMFLQFFQEKGHEVEPSASLIPVDDPSLLWINSGVATLKKYFDGRIIPDNPRICNAQKSIRTNDIENVGKTARHHTFFEMLGNFSIGDYFKREAIHWAWEFLTSEKWIGFDPERLSVTVHPEDEEAYDIWHNEIGLPKERIIRLEGNFWDIGEGPSGPNTEIFYDRGEAFGNDPNDPELYPGGENERYLEVWNLVFSQFNHNPDGTYTPLPKKNIDTGMGLERMCSILQDVPTNFETDLFMPIIRATEQIAGERYGEDSDKDVAFKVIADHIRAVTFAIGDGALPSNEGRGYVLRRLLRRAVRYAKQIGIERPFMYELVPVVGEIMHDYYPEVKEKADFIQRVIRNEEERFHETLHEGLAILAEVIEKAKAQGSNVIPGEDVFRLYDTYGFPVELTEEYAAEAGMSVDHAGFEREMERQRERARAARQDVDSMQVQGGVLADIKDESRFVGYDELVVSSTVMAIIKDGKLIEEVGAGEEAQIIVDVTPFYAESGGQIADQGTFAGEGGTAVVKDVQKAPNGQHLHSIVVERGTVKRGARYTARVDEAKRAQIVKNHTATHLLHQALKDVLGRHVNQAGSLVAPDRLRFDFTHFGQVKPDELERIEAIVNEQIWKSLPVDIFYKPLEEAKAMGAMALFGEKYGDIVRVVKVGDYSLELCGGCHVPNTAAIGLFKIVSESGIGAGTRRIEAVTGEAAYRFMSEQLAMLQEVAQKLKTSPRELNARLDGLFAELRQLQRENESLAARLAHMEAEHLARQVKDVGGVPVLAAKVQANDMNQLRAMADDLKQKLGTAVIVLAAVQGGKVQLIAAVTDDLVKKGYHAGKLVKEVASRCGGGGGGRPDMAQAGGKDANKVGEALDYVETWVKSIS, encoded by the coding sequence ATGAAAAAATTAACATCTGCCGAAGTGCGGCGCATGTTTTTGCAGTTTTTCCAAGAAAAAGGCCATGAAGTCGAGCCGAGCGCCTCGCTTATTCCGGTCGACGACCCATCGCTGTTATGGATCAACAGCGGCGTCGCGACGCTGAAAAAATATTTTGACGGCCGCATCATCCCGGACAACCCGCGCATTTGCAATGCCCAAAAATCGATCCGCACAAACGACATCGAAAATGTCGGGAAAACGGCGCGCCATCATACGTTTTTTGAAATGCTCGGCAACTTTTCGATCGGCGATTACTTTAAGCGCGAAGCGATCCATTGGGCGTGGGAGTTTTTAACGAGCGAAAAGTGGATCGGTTTTGATCCGGAACGGCTGTCGGTCACCGTTCACCCGGAAGACGAAGAGGCGTACGACATTTGGCATAACGAAATCGGCTTGCCAAAAGAGCGAATCATTCGTCTCGAAGGGAACTTCTGGGATATTGGCGAAGGCCCAAGCGGCCCGAACACGGAAATTTTTTACGACCGCGGCGAGGCGTTCGGAAACGACCCGAACGATCCGGAGCTGTATCCGGGCGGGGAAAACGAGCGTTACTTGGAAGTGTGGAATCTCGTCTTTTCTCAGTTCAACCATAATCCGGATGGCACGTACACGCCGCTGCCGAAGAAAAACATCGATACCGGCATGGGTTTAGAGCGGATGTGCTCGATTTTGCAAGATGTGCCGACAAACTTTGAAACCGACTTGTTTATGCCGATCATCCGCGCCACTGAACAAATTGCCGGTGAGCGGTATGGCGAGGATTCGGACAAGGACGTCGCCTTTAAAGTGATCGCCGACCATATTCGCGCCGTAACGTTTGCGATTGGCGACGGGGCGCTGCCGTCGAACGAAGGCCGCGGCTATGTATTGCGCCGCCTGCTCCGCCGCGCCGTGCGCTATGCGAAGCAAATCGGCATTGAGCGTCCGTTTATGTACGAGCTCGTTCCGGTTGTCGGCGAAATTATGCACGACTACTACCCGGAAGTAAAAGAAAAAGCTGACTTTATCCAGCGGGTGATCCGTAATGAGGAAGAACGGTTCCATGAAACGCTTCACGAAGGGCTCGCCATTTTGGCGGAAGTAATCGAAAAGGCGAAAGCGCAAGGAAGCAATGTCATTCCAGGGGAAGATGTGTTCCGCTTGTACGACACGTATGGCTTCCCGGTCGAGCTGACGGAAGAATATGCTGCTGAAGCCGGTATGTCAGTCGACCACGCCGGTTTTGAGCGCGAGATGGAGCGCCAGCGCGAACGGGCCCGCGCCGCCCGCCAAGATGTCGATTCGATGCAAGTGCAAGGCGGGGTGCTCGCCGACATTAAAGATGAAAGCCGTTTTGTCGGCTACGATGAACTCGTCGTTTCCTCGACGGTCATGGCCATCATTAAAGACGGGAAGCTCATCGAGGAAGTCGGGGCTGGCGAAGAGGCGCAAATCATTGTCGATGTCACGCCGTTTTACGCCGAAAGCGGCGGGCAGATCGCCGACCAGGGCACGTTTGCAGGCGAAGGGGGAACAGCGGTCGTCAAAGACGTGCAGAAAGCGCCAAACGGCCAGCATCTCCATTCGATTGTCGTCGAGCGCGGCACGGTGAAAAGAGGCGCCCGCTACACAGCGCGCGTCGACGAAGCGAAGCGGGCGCAAATCGTGAAAAACCATACGGCGACCCACTTGCTTCATCAAGCGTTAAAAGATGTGCTCGGCCGCCATGTCAACCAGGCCGGATCGCTCGTCGCCCCGGATCGGTTGCGCTTTGACTTCACTCATTTCGGACAAGTGAAGCCTGATGAGCTCGAACGCATCGAGGCGATCGTCAATGAACAAATTTGGAAGAGCCTTCCGGTCGACATCTTTTATAAACCGCTCGAGGAAGCAAAAGCGATGGGGGCGATGGCGCTGTTTGGCGAAAAATACGGCGACATCGTCCGCGTCGTTAAAGTTGGCGACTACAGCTTGGAGCTGTGCGGCGGCTGCCATGTGCCGAATACTGCCGCCATCGGGTTATTTAAAATCGTCTCCGAGTCAGGCATTGGCGCCGGCACGCGCCGGATTGAGGCGGTGACCGGGGAGGCGGCGTACCGTTTTATGAGCGAACAGCTTGCGATGTTGCAAGAAGTGGCGCAAAAGCTGAAAACGAGCCCGAGGGAGCTGAATGCGCGCCTTGATGGGCTGTTTGCCGAACTGCGCCAACTGCAGCGTGAAAACGAGTCGCTTGCCGCCCGCCTCGCCCACATGGAAGCAGAACATCTCGCCCGTCAAGTGAAAGATGTGGGCGGCGTGCCGGTGTTGGCAGCGAAAGTGCAGGCGAACGACATGAACCAATTGCGGGCGATGGCTGATGACTTGAAGCAAAAATTAGGCACGGCGGTCATCGTGTTGGCGGCGGTGCAAGGCGGCAAAGTTCAATTGATTGCCGCGGTGACCGATGACTTAGTGAAAAAAGGATACCACGCCGGCAAGCTCGTTAAAGAAGTGGCTTCCCGCTGCGGCGGAGGGGGAGGCGGACGCCCGGATATGGCGCAGGCCGGAGGAAAGGACGCGAACAAAGTCGGTGAAGCGCTTGATTATGTCGAAACGTGGGTCAAATCCATTTCCTAA
- a CDS encoding IreB family regulatory phosphoprotein, producing the protein MSSFDQTMQFHFPEEPAETNVREVLLTVYDALQEKGYNPINQIVGYLLSGDPAYIPRHNDARTLIRKIERDELIEELVKFYLQGQRKD; encoded by the coding sequence GTGAGCTCGTTTGACCAAACGATGCAGTTTCATTTCCCGGAGGAGCCGGCCGAAACGAACGTTCGCGAGGTGCTGTTGACGGTGTATGACGCCCTGCAAGAAAAAGGCTACAACCCGATCAACCAAATTGTCGGCTACTTGTTGTCCGGCGACCCGGCTTACATCCCGCGCCATAACGATGCGCGCACACTCATCCGCAAAATCGAGCGCGACGAATTAATCGAGGAATTGGTGAAATTCTATTTACAGGGGCAACGAAAGGATTAA
- the ruvX gene encoding Holliday junction resolvase RuvX translates to MRTLGLDLGTKTLGVAVSDELGWTAQGLETIAIDEERGNYGLERLRAIIDEYGVDAIVVGWPKNMNGTLGPRAEASERFAAKLREEFSLPVVLWDERLSTMAAERMLIAADVSRKKRRKVIDKMAAAVILQSYLDSRQ, encoded by the coding sequence ATGCGCACGCTAGGACTAGATCTCGGAACGAAAACGCTCGGGGTGGCCGTCAGCGATGAACTCGGCTGGACGGCGCAAGGCTTGGAGACGATCGCCATCGATGAGGAGCGCGGCAACTATGGTTTAGAGCGGCTGCGCGCCATCATCGATGAATATGGCGTCGATGCGATCGTTGTCGGATGGCCGAAAAACATGAACGGCACGCTCGGGCCGCGCGCCGAGGCGAGCGAGCGGTTTGCCGCCAAGCTGCGCGAGGAATTTTCTTTGCCGGTCGTGCTTTGGGATGAACGGCTGTCGACGATGGCTGCCGAGCGGATGCTGATCGCTGCCGATGTGAGCCGGAAAAAGCGGCGGAAAGTGATCGACAAAATGGCGGCGGCCGTCATTTTGCAATCGTACTTGGACAGTAGACAGTAA